One Megalobrama amblycephala isolate DHTTF-2021 linkage group LG15, ASM1881202v1, whole genome shotgun sequence genomic window, tgtttatttgaaaatatcaaGACATATGAACTTGATGGCAGACTGAATGATAAGGACTGGAGTATGCGGGCCTGCCAGGAAGTTGTGAGAAGATTTACAGCACACTACCCAGACTTCTTAGGGGCTCGGGTTATTTTTACCGTCCACAGGTAAGATAAACATTGAACTAGTTCAAATATTTGTCTTATTCAAGAAGATTTGAATGAATAGAAATCATTTCCTTTTGCTCTTAGGGGAATAAATGCAACTGAGGCAGTGAAGGCAGTAGAGGAAGCAATGACACTACAAAGGAACTTTCCAGATATCATGGCAGGTTTTGACTTTGTGAGTATTTGATGGTTCGGTGATGAGCATGTTGCTGAAATACACAATACGTGAATAAACTTTAGAATTTTTATAACTCCAGGTAGGACAAGAAGACCTTGGAAGACCTTTGTGGTACTTCAAGGACGCTTTGAGTCTACCTGAAGACAGGGGTGTTAACCTGCCCTACTTTTTCCACGCAGGAGAGACAGGTTTCCTTTGACATCTTTGTTCTTTCATCTGGTACAAAGCAGTGTAACTCAAAGTCGTCCTTTAGGCTCAAAAAGATTGAGTGCTTGTTCTTTTTTCTCGGTTGCTATAGTAACTTTATTCACTTTTCCCACACAGATTCACAGGGAACAGATGTTGATCAGAACCTCATGGATGCTCTCCTATTCAACACCACACGTATCGGTCATGGCTTTGCCTTGGCACGTCACCCTGTAGTTAAAGAGATGTCTAAAAAGATGGGCGTACCAATTGAAATCTGCCCCATCTCAAATCAGGTACATCATCATCACTCATTATGCCTTTAAAGTCAAAACTGACCCTATGTACTTCCTTAATGCATGTTCCTGGTTTTATTCTTGAAGTGTTAATCAGTAGCCAAAGAGCTATTTAGGTAgctacagtcaaaccaaaaattattcagacatttttgatatatttttactagtgggcgcaagacactatagttcatttatgtaagtgaggatagcaaaataaagtaaactgtgacatattatactcAATAATTcgtcatacagtggactaccagtaaaattgataaaaatttggaaccaaaaattattcagacactatgACCTGACCTTGTTttcttaagtgttatctgacataattaagataaattttttctgacacagtttaactctgagatcttgtcatattttattaccattgttttaaactatagtgaataaactgtaataatgaatgaaatgttcaaggtgtctgaataaattttggtttgacagTATATTCCTATTTATATTTAGGTAAAATCACAATTCTGATGAatatccatgtctttttgtTATAATTATAAACATGCTACAATCACAACATGTGAAACAGTTAATAAATGAGAGAAATAGTAAAGAAAATAtcaatataataaatatgtaataataataataataatatagaacatattataaatgtatgtattatgttatattaatatatatattaatatgtaaatattctacaaatttatttttttcaaggttatgttatgtttaaggtctgtttttttaatgaaatttactATTTGAAATTGatatacactattgttcaaaagtttgaggtctgaaagatttttaaaatattttttaaataagtctcttatgttcaccaaagcttcatttatttgataaaagtacagtaaaaacagtaatattgtgaaatattacaatttttaaaaaaaattattactgTGGTGATCccttagaaatcattctaatatgccgatctgatgctcaagtaacatttcttattattatatcaatgttgaaaaccaaTGATCATGACCAAAATCAatgcttattatttttgtggaaactgatgcATTTTTCCCAGGGACacctgatgaatagaaagttcaaaagaacagcatttatttgaaatagaaaacttttataacatcataaatgtctttaccgtCACTCTTCATCGATTTAATGTGTCCTGCTGAGAAAATGTattgatttctttcaaaaacaaaaataaaaaaatcttactgtttCCAATCTGTAGGTTATCTTGCTGTTTTGGTACATATGTTCATCTTTCCACTATGCTCCTCTTTCAGTCTTTGCTATATTTATGTTTCATTGCAGCTTATTTGAAAATACTAATAATGCTGTGACTCTTTGTCAGGTGTTGAAACTGGTCTCAGACTTGCGGGACCACCCGGCGACAGTGCTGATGGCTGAGGGTCATCCTGTAGTGATAAGCTCAGATGATCCAGCTCTCTTTGGTGCCACTGGCCTTTCACACGATTTCTATGAAGCCTTCATGGGCTTTGGAGGAATGAGCTTTAATTTAGGCACATTGAAAGAGCTGGTCATAAACTCCCTCAGGTAACACATAACTACAAGTGGCATATTTTAGGATTTTTAGGATGAGTTTTTGAGTTTATATGCCATTTATTTGTAACTTATTTGACCTCTCGCTCTTCATTTCTAGGTACAGCTCTTTGCCAAgtcaaagaaagaaaaaggctATTGAGGTTTTGCTGGTAAAATGGGACAAGTTTGTCTTGGAAAGTTTACTTTGACAGGTAGTCTCTAAACCAGGACAATTGTAAAGGCATTGTTTACAGGATGTTTTCCCCTTTTGTTTATCATATTGGTGAACATACTGGGGTGTGAACTTACACTGTTACTTCATGTGAAGAACTTAATGTAATATCTTGAACTGACCTGTGCTGCCATCTGGTGCAGAACCTGTGTACTGATCGTCTGTACTTCCACTGAAACAAAATGGAGGACTCTTTTGTAAATACTAATTGTGATTTAAACTTTACATGACAGCAGCATATAGGTGTTTACAGTGTCGAACACTCTCAAGACACCTGATAAACCATCAAACTTGTGATTTATAATGTCAGTtctttttaatggaaaaaaaaaggtaaatattAAAGGTTTGAAGAGgatatttttactttaatgaCCTCGGTAGGTTGTTTTAAGTTACCTGATTTCAGTTGTTTATGAATATGTAACTTGTTTTGTTTATaacatgaatgtttaaataaaaaaaactactgtGACAACTCCATATAATTTTTGCCTCCATATACTTTGTGACCTATTAAAAATTATGCAGCTTCCACTGGAGTCCCCCGTCTATTTAAAGCCAAGGTGTTGACTGTAAAATGATACGGTGTATTGTCCTCGAACGCTGAACCCTGATGGTGTTCGTCTTTCAGGTTCCCGCTGTAACGTTTATCTACTGCTGGTATTGAACTGGGAAAAGTAGCGCTCGTCGGGAATGTTGGTGGACAGGTCCTGAAGTTGTTTCTTCCTGTGAATGGAAACAGTGCTTGcatttgttacaaaataaaCCACTCAAGTAacagaattattttttatactaATATAGTATTTGTTAATATTCTTAGAAttcattagattttattttcagttttcattttaattcaagctttagtaattttgctgtttttgtaatttgtattagtttttttatatttctatttagctttaatttattttcatttcagatTTAGGTTTTTAGACATTTTAGTACTTTAATTTAGTTACCAATGACACATTTCTAATTTTCCTtttaaggtgccctagaattaaaaattgaatttaccttggcatagttgaataacaagagttcagtacatggaaaagacatacagtgagtctcaaactccattgtttcctccttcttatataaatctcatttgtttaaaagacctccgaaaaacaggcgaatctcaacataacactgactgttacgtaacagtcagggtgtacgcccctaatatttgcatatgccagctcatgatcgaggcattacacaagggcagccagtattaacgtctggatctatgcacagctgaatcatcagactaggtaagcaagcaagaacaatagcgaaaaatggcagatggagcgataataactgacatgatccatgattacatgatatttttagtgatatttgtaaattgtaaaatgtttcgttagcatgttgctaatgtactgttaaatgtggttaaa contains:
- the ada2a gene encoding adenosine deaminase 2-A isoform X2; this encodes MHTLTLRDLMWIWMLCLWCASCNCGPDPRKREALIRLEASRRTGGNITLDEREKLLDSKLQKMKQHDMETGPFPPSMHFFKAKRFIDQSPVFSLIQRMPKGAALHVHDFAMVDVDWLVKNVTYRENCYVCFTDVQTVQFIFSSGKPASRPHCSSWTLLRSLREKIKNSTDLDNSFIRNLTLFTEDPDRDYPSQDIVWKRFEQAFLVAYGLVTYAPVFKDYLYEGLRQFYEDNIMFVEIRALLPATYELDGRLNDKDWSMRACQEVVRRFTAHYPDFLGARVIFTVHRGINATEAVKAVEEAMTLQRNFPDIMAGFDFVGQEDLGRPLWYFKDALSLPEDRGVNLPYFFHAGETDSQGTDVDQNLMDALLFNTTRIGHGFALARHPVVKEMSKKMGVPIEICPISNQVLKLVSDLRDHPATVLMAEGHPVVISSDDPALFGATGLSHDFYEAFMGFGGMSFNLGTLKELVINSLRYSSLPSQRKKKAIEVLLVKWDKFVLESLL